One Branchiostoma lanceolatum isolate klBraLanc5 chromosome 18, klBraLanc5.hap2, whole genome shotgun sequence DNA window includes the following coding sequences:
- the LOC136424117 gene encoding inositol-tetrakisphosphate 1-kinase-like isoform X1 yields the protein MCRNGVALAVLLLIFTMVVISNRYFFESNITANLSPERVRIKAPLSGLHNKRRCRVGYLISERTEKRFSFYTLNEVLEYRDGGIDLIKVHVNLSFADQGPFDVFVHDFTHVARGARDGDRRAELFLADVKDYSSLHPHMVVMNPLASWALLYDRLGAQSVAKEVARLLNDSDVIVPNRAYLGTSGVENLMKTLEASGVTFPFVCKSASFAKDDHHRMTLVFGRRGLKGLDLPCSAESFANHSGILHKLYMIGEAHFVYGRPSLRNFAMSDDLPNIQFSTSEVARFNSVSPLNAGKHGEPTSQTRPVSAEKMSRISEMTRRVLGSSLVGIDVIVQDGTGKHVIIDMNDFPGKYDL from the exons ATGTGTCGGAATGGCGTCGCCCTGGCCGTCTTGCTCCTGATTTTCACCATGGTTGTCATTTCGAACCGGTACTTCTTTGAAAGCAACATTACTGCAA ACCTGTCGCCAGAGAGGGTCCGCATCAAAGCACCACTGAGCGGTCTTCATAACAAGAGACGATGTCGAGTCGGTTACCTGATATCAGAAAGAACAGAAAAACGATTTTCATTTTACACGTTGAATGAGGTCTTAGAGTACAG GGACGGCGGCATCGACTTGATCAAG GTGCACGTGAACCTCTCCTTTGCTGACCAAGGCCCGTTCGACGTGTTTGTTCACGACTTCACGCATGTCGCACGCGGGGCGAGAGATGGGGACAGGCGGGCGGAGCTGTTCCTGGCTGACGTTAAG GACTACAGTTCCCTCCACCCCCACATGGTCGTGATGAACCCGCTCGCCTCCTGGGCCCTGCTGTATGACCGGCTCGGCGCTCAGAGTGTTGCAAAAGAGGTGGCGAGGTTACTGAACG ATTCTGACGTCATCGTGCCAAATAGAGCTTACCTGGGAACTTCCGGAGTTGAAAATTTAATGAAAACTCTGGAGGCGTCGGGAGTAACGTTCCCGTTTG TTTGCAAATCGGCATCTTTTGCGAAGGATGATCATCACAGG ATGACGTTAGTGTTTGGCAGACGTGGGTTGAAAGGTTTGGACTTGCCGTGCTCTGCCGAGAGCTTCGCTAACCACTCTGGTATTCTCCACAAG TTGTACATGATTGGAGAGGCCCATTTCGTCTACGGTCGACCCTCTTTAAGGAACTTCGCGATGTCAG ACGATCTTCCCAATATTCAATTCTCTACTTCTGAAGTGGCCAGATTTAACTCCGTATCCCCGTTAAATGCT GGAAAACATGGCGAGCCGACCAGCCAGACCCGCCCGGTGTCGGCCGAAAAGATGTCACGAATTTCCGAAATGACGAGACGCGTGCTGGGGTCCAGTCTGGTGGGGATTGACGTCATCGTTCAGGACGGAACCGGAAAACACGTCATCATTGATATGAACGATTTTCCCGGTAAGTATGACCTTTAA
- the LOC136424117 gene encoding inositol-tetrakisphosphate 1-kinase-like isoform X2 — protein MCRNGVALAVLLLIFTMVVISNRYFFESNITANLSPERVRIKAPLSGLHNKRRCRVGYLISERTEKRFSFYTLNEVLEYRDGGIDLIKVHVNLSFADQGPFDVFVHDFTHVARGARDGDRRAELFLADVKDYSSLHPHMVVMNPLASWALLYDRLGAQSVAKEVARLLNDSDVIVPNRAYLGTSGVENLMKTLEASGVTFPFVCKSASFAKDDHHRMTLVFGRRGLKGLDLPCSAESFANHSGILHKLYMIGEAHFVYGRPSLRNFAMSGKTWRADQPDPPGVGRKDVTNFRNDETRAGVQSGGD, from the exons ATGTGTCGGAATGGCGTCGCCCTGGCCGTCTTGCTCCTGATTTTCACCATGGTTGTCATTTCGAACCGGTACTTCTTTGAAAGCAACATTACTGCAA ACCTGTCGCCAGAGAGGGTCCGCATCAAAGCACCACTGAGCGGTCTTCATAACAAGAGACGATGTCGAGTCGGTTACCTGATATCAGAAAGAACAGAAAAACGATTTTCATTTTACACGTTGAATGAGGTCTTAGAGTACAG GGACGGCGGCATCGACTTGATCAAG GTGCACGTGAACCTCTCCTTTGCTGACCAAGGCCCGTTCGACGTGTTTGTTCACGACTTCACGCATGTCGCACGCGGGGCGAGAGATGGGGACAGGCGGGCGGAGCTGTTCCTGGCTGACGTTAAG GACTACAGTTCCCTCCACCCCCACATGGTCGTGATGAACCCGCTCGCCTCCTGGGCCCTGCTGTATGACCGGCTCGGCGCTCAGAGTGTTGCAAAAGAGGTGGCGAGGTTACTGAACG ATTCTGACGTCATCGTGCCAAATAGAGCTTACCTGGGAACTTCCGGAGTTGAAAATTTAATGAAAACTCTGGAGGCGTCGGGAGTAACGTTCCCGTTTG TTTGCAAATCGGCATCTTTTGCGAAGGATGATCATCACAGG ATGACGTTAGTGTTTGGCAGACGTGGGTTGAAAGGTTTGGACTTGCCGTGCTCTGCCGAGAGCTTCGCTAACCACTCTGGTATTCTCCACAAG TTGTACATGATTGGAGAGGCCCATTTCGTCTACGGTCGACCCTCTTTAAGGAACTTCGCGATGTCAG GGAAAACATGGCGAGCCGACCAGCCAGACCCGCCCGGTGTCGGCCGAAAAGATGTCACGAATTTCCGAAATGACGAGACGCGTGCTGGGGTCCAGTCTGGTGGGGATTGA